Genomic window (Chryseobacterium bernardetii):
TTCTTCCACAATTTTATCTACATCAATATATTCTCCTTTTCTTAAATAAATACTTTTTGCTGATGGAATTCCATATTTTGACAATACGGCAAGAGTGTCTTTTTTATTAAAGGTAAGGGCGCTCTGGTAAAAATCACAACCTGTGTATTTTTGACCTATAGCATCCCAGTAAGCCTGCAGGATCCCATTTTCACCCGGTGTTCCATGGATGATATTGAAGCATACATCAAATTTTAATGTTTCTCCATTATCTAAGCTAACAGAAAAATCTCCTCTGTTGATGGGATATTTTTTATCATTTTCGCCTAAAAAATACCATTCGTTTTTAAGGACTACTACTTTATATACGTCGTAAAGATTTCTGTCTAAGGAATCATAGATCAACTGCCCGCTTTTTAAGGATACAACATATTCATCAGAATAGCCTCCCATTACTACGGCAACACTTTTTTTATTCATAACCATATAGTATCAATTGGGACAAATTTAAACATTTTATGCAATGCAATACGGGAAATCAGGAAATTTTCAAATCAAAAATGAATTGTGTTAAATAAAAAGTCCATTCTAAAATTATTAGCTATATTTGCGGTTATAATTAAAGTATTTTTAAGTATGCTTAAATCACTTTTCAATTGGAAAGTTTTAGTGAATTTAGTTGTGGCAATCGGTGTTTTCGTAGGTCTTGTATGGCTTACTTTCCGCTGGTTGGAGTACCACACGAATCACGGTCAGGAAATTCCTGTTCCCAATGTAGTTAATAAATCTGTACATGATGCTGTTAAAATATTAGATGATACAGGTTTGGAATATGAAGTAGACAGTGCCAATTATGACCCTAAATACAGGCCATTCCAGGTTTTACAAATTTATCCTGCACCGGGCTCCCGTGTAAAGGATGGAAGAACGGTGCGTCTTAAGGTGAATCCTAGAACATGGGCTCAGATTGCTGTTCCGGATGTTATCAACAAATATTCAGGGCTGGCTTTCCAGAGACTGGATCAGGTAGGTCTGAAAATTGGTGATACTATTTATGAACCAAGTATTCAGAAAGATGCTCTTTTAAGAATTTTATATAAAGGAAATGCCGTAAATCCGGGAGCACGTCTTCCGAGATTCTCTGTAATTGATGTTGTGGTAGGATCCGGACCAATGAGAAATATTTCTATTCCTAATGTGGTGGGACTTTCCGTAAAAGAAGCAAGAGCGGTCATTACGAAAAGTATGTTTGAGGTAGGATTGGTAGAGCACGAAGATGGTGGCAAGGATGAATCTGATATTATTTATTATCAGGATCCAGCTTCAGGAGATGTTCGTGACCAGGGAATGCAGATTGACCTTTGGGCAAGTAAGAAAACACCTGCAGAGCTGAGAGCAAAAGTTGAGCAGCTGAATTCTATTTACCGAATGAAGGTAGATACTTCTCTGCCACCGGTACGATATGAGGAAGTTCATAATGAACCAAGCTACGAAGCTCCAGTACCAGCACCTAGAAGAGAGACTCCAAAGGCGGAAGCTCCGAAAACAGAGACTCCAAAGCCTCAGGCTACAACTCCTAAACCTGCAAATATAGGAGCAGAGAAGCCTAAAGCTTCTACAGGAGCTTCTACTACAGGAAATGCTGCAAAACCGGCGGCTTCAGCTACTACTCAGCAGCCAGCTCAAAAGCCAAAGGCTAAGAAAGTAGTCGTAGAATAAATAGAGATTAATAATAAAAATATAGGCTTCAACTGCAAAATGTTGAAGCCTTTTGTGTAAAAAAATAAAGACAATGTCAGAAGATAACGAAGATTTTTTAGACGAAGAATTATTGGAATCCAACAGTATTGATAATATCGATATTGATGAGGAAAATAAAGGTTTATATGAACATCTTAATATTATTGTTGATCCCAAGCAAGATCCGCTAAGAATAGATAAGTTCCTTTTAATACACCGCCAGAATTCTTCAAGGAATAAAATTTCTCAGACCTGCAGGGCGGGGAACGTTATAGTGAACGGAGCTCCCGTAAAGCAGAATTACCGGGTGAAACCCGGAGATCAGATCTCTGTATTATTAACGCGTCCGCCAAGAGAAAATGTAATTGTTCCACAGGATATTCCTGTGAATATCGTTTATGAGGATGATGATCTGGTAGTGGTAGATAAAGAACCCGGAATGGTGGTTCACCCGGGACATGGCAATTGGGATGGCACATTGGTGAATGCTTTGGCTTATCATTTTGAAAAAAATGGCGAAAAGTCTGATCTAGACAGGGTAGGGCTTGTTCACAGAATTGATAAGGATACTTCCGGATTACTGGTAATTGCTAAAAATGAATATGCTTTAAGCTTTTTGGCAAAACAGTTTTTCAACAGAACTACAAAAAGGTTGTATTGGGCGTTTGTATGGGGTAATCCTCAGGAAGACGAAGGTACTATCAGAGGGCATATCGGCAGACATCCTAAAAACCGAATGCAAATGTCTGTCTATGAGGATGGAAGCCAGGGGAAACACGCAGTTACTCACTACAAGGTTTTAGAAAGATTCAAATATATGACTTGGGTTGAATGTAAGCTTGAAACGGGTAGAACGCATCAGATCAGAGCCCATTTCAAACATATAGGGCATACATTGTTCAATGATGAGCGCTATGAAGGGCATACACCGTTAAGAGGAGTGAATCTTCCAAAATACAAACAATTTATTAAAAATGTTTTTGAAATTCTTCCCAGACATGCACTGCATGCACACACCCTTGGGTTTATACACCCAACAACAAAAAAGGAATTATATTTTGAAAGCCCAATGCCCAAAGATATGGCGGATGCCGTAAAAAAATGGAGAAATTATTTGGAAAACTAAAAATATATTGAGATTTTTTTTATATTTGTTGAATTGAAATCAAGATTTGTTATGAGAAAACTATATGCTATCGTATGTTTAGCTCTTTTGTCAAATGCATACAAAGCACAAGAATCACTACCATATTATCAACAGTATCTTTTGGATGGTGATTTCCTGTTCAACCCAGCTCAGTACGGTAAAACAGACTACGTACAGCTCAATGCGATTTATCAAAAGCAATTTTCAAAATTCAGCGAATCCCCAAATGTACAATCGGTGGGAATCAATGCAAACATTTTCGATAGAGTAGGTGCCGGTCTTACCGTATTCAGAGATAGCAACGGTGCTGAATCTGCAGGAGGCGTTACAGCGGGTGCTTCATATTTTATTCCTCTAAGTAGCGAAGGAGATAGAAAAGATCAGTTCTCATTCGGTACAAGTGTTAGTTTATACAACAGAAATTTTGATTATACAAAAATCAACGTTGAAGAACAGGGAGATCCTTTGGTAAAAGGTGATCAGCAGAATATTTTCATGGCTTATGCCAACTTTGGTTTAGCAGCTACTTACAGAAACCTTTTTGGAGGTGTTTCAGTAAATGATATTGCATTAGGTAATGATAAACCCATTGTAAACGGATGGGAGCCTTCTCCAATTAAGTTTTTCTTAAACTTAGGGTATAACTGGCATATTGCTGACAATATCACGTTAACTCCGGCTGCCATGATTAACCTGAACACAAACTCAACAAGGGTAATGGATTATAACTTAATGGGGACTTTCTCCAATGAAGTGAATGCATTCTCTGTAGGGGTAAGTTATAGAGCTGCTCAGAACAGATTCGACAGCCAGCAATTGGAAATTGCTCCGATTGTTAAAGTAAGATTCAATAAATTTATGATTGGAGCTACTTACAACCTTGGATTATCTGATATTCAGCAATACGGAGGAAACAGTTTCATGATCGGACTGGGTTATAATTTTGATAACTTTATTAATGTTCGAGGATATAGATATTAATCAATTTAATTTAAATAAATTTGAGCTCTGAATTTTTCAGAGCTTTTTTTATGATATATATTCACATTCCGTTCTGTAAACAAAAATGCAGTTATTGTAATTTCCATTTTTCAACATCCCTTAATTTTAAGGAGGAGATGCTTCGTGCTATGAAAACTGAAATACAGCTTAGAAAAGATGAGTTGCAGAAAAGAAGCCTGAAGTCTCTGTATTTTGGAGGTGGAACTCCCTCTATTCTTTCTGTAGATGAAATTAATTCTTTAATTGATGAAGTTCTGCACCATTTCAGTTTTGAAAAAGATATTGAGATCACATTGGAAGCCAATCCTGATGATCTTGATAAGAATTTCTTAAAGCAGCTGGCAGGAACACCGGTTAACCGACTGTCAATTGGAACACAAAGCTTTTTTGAAGAAGATCTTAAACTGATGAATCGTGCCCACACAGCTTCCGAAGCAGAAGGTTCCATTAAAAGAGCTCAGGATTTCGGATTTGAAAACCTGAGTATAGATCTTATTTATGGCTCACCTACCTCTAATCTGGAGATATGGAAAGAGAATTTGCATAAAACTATTGCTCTGGAAATCCCTCATATTTCCTCTTATGCTCTAACCGTTGAACCTAAGACAGCTCTTGATAACTGGATATCAAAAGGGAAAGTTAAAAGTCCGAAAGAAGAAGAACAGAACAGAGAGTTTTATTATCTGTCTGACTTCTTAAAGGATCATGGTTTTGAACATTATGAGATTTCCAATTTTGCTAAACCTGGCTTTTATTCCAGACATAATTCATCTTATTGGAAGTATCAGGAATATTTAGGAATAGGCCCTTCAGCACATTCTTATAACGGATTTGATGTAAGAAGCTGGAATGTGGCCAACAATCAGCAATATATCAAAAAGCTCAGTACAAAACTTTTAGCCAAGGAAGAAGAAATTCTGTCCAAGGGAGATCAGTTTAATGAGATGATTATGATCGGATTGAGAACTATCTGGGGCGTAGACCTGGAAAGTTTAAAGGAAAAATTTGATGATCGTTTTCTGGAACATTTTCAGCAGGAAATTAAACAGAAAATGGAGGAAGGTATTTTGATTATTGAAAAAGATCATCTGAAAATTCCGGAAAAGCATTGGTTTATGGCTGATGGAATTGCTTCTGATTTGTTTATGGTTTAATGTTTATACTGTATATTTGGAGTGGATAACTTCAAATAAAAACTAAACTTAAACCATGAAAAAAAACTTATTTCTCTTTTTTCTCTTTTTTCTCTTTTTCAGTGGGTTCTATTTTTCACAAAAACCAATATTTGTAAAAGCGAAGGTAGTTGCTGTAAATGTTTACAGAACTTCAGCAGAGCTTCAGAATACAGTGAATGTTACTCTGCCGGCAGGAACTTCAGAAGTTGTGGTAAGCAATATTTCAGATGAGATTATTGAAAAATCAGTCCAGATCAACACTAACAATAAAAATATCTCCATTCTTTCTGCACAGTATAGGGATAGCTATAATTCTAGCTATTTTGAAAGTAATAATCCTAATGGTAAGAAAATTAAAGACAGTATTGCAATTCTGGAAAATCTTACAACAAAAATTGATATTGAACGAAAAACCAATGATAAGACTCTTGAGTTATTAGATAAAAATCAAGCTCTTTTAGTAGGAAGTAATACCTCCAGTGTAGCTCAGCTTATGCAGTTGACTGACTATTATAAATCTAAGAGAAACGAAATCAGTATTGCTCAGCTGGATATTAATAAAAAATATACTGAAGCCACATTAAAATTGGAAAGACTGAAAAGCAGGCTTAAAGCAAATACAGATGCTGAAGAGTCTCTTTCGGATGGTGTTCTTGTTTTGAAAGTTGCTAATAGTTCTCCAGGAAATACTAAAATGGATATAGGATATTTAGCAGAAAATGTTTTCTGGGAACCTTTTTATGAAGTAAAAGGAATGAAGCTCACCGAACCTTTAGATGTGACTTTTAAAGCAAAAGTAAGACAAGATACGGGGCTTGACTGGAAAGGTGTGAAGCTTTCCCTTATTAATGCAAGATCTTCCAGAAGTAATGCTGCACCATTAATGAATCCTTGGTTTCTGAATTCGTATAAAAATGAGGAGAAAGTGAATCGTGGCTATTCTAAAAGTGACAGTATGATGAAAGACATACAGATAGAAGAAGTGGTTATGGTAGGTTATGGATTTAAGATCAATGAAAATCAGTTGAATACTAGTTTCGATGTGGATATTCCATATGATATTTCGTCTAATAATGAAGATCATTTTATTAATCTGAAACAAATTAAAATACCAGCAGACTATAAATATTATACTGTACCAAAATATGATAAAACGGCCTTTCTTATTGCAGAAATTAAAGATTTTAGCAAATATGATCTGATTTCCGGTTCTGCAAATGTAATCTTTGAAAATATGTATGTTGGCGAAACCAGAATCAACCCAAATCTCACGGATGATAAAATGAGTATCACACTGGGGGATGACAAAAAAATAAGCATTAAGAAAGAAATTGTAAATGACAAAGCCAGTGAGAAATTGTTTTCTTCTTACCAGGAAAAAACATTTACTTATGATCTTCTCATCAGGAATAATAAAAAAGAAACAATCAATATTGATATTAAAGATCAGATTCCTTTGAGTAAAGACGAATCTGTAAAAATTGAGCTTCTTCAAAGTGATAATGCAGACTTTGATAAGGAAAAGGGATTCTTAACATGGACAGCTAAAATATCTCCATCTGAAACGAAAAAAATCAGAGTCAGTTATAAAGTAAGATTCCCGAAGGATTTTTCAATCAGTAATCTTAATTAAGTAACAGATTATTCACTATTTTTGTATAAAATTTCAGCTCATTTGAAAACTAAAAAACAAGATTATTCGCATCTTTCACCCAGCCAGCCTATCGGTATTTTTGATAGCGGCGTAGGAGGTCTTACTGTTGCAAAAGAAATCAAAAGGCTCCTGCCTAATGAAGACCTGATCTATTTTGGAGATACCAAACACCTTCCTTATGGTGAAAAGTCAAAAGAAGCGATTATAGAATATTCTACAAAGATTACCAACTTCCTGCTGGAGCAGAACTGCAAAGCTATCGTGATTGCCTGTAATACGGCAACGGCCAATGCTTTGAATGAAGTGATGCAGTCGGTAGCAGGGAAAGTTCCTGTCATAGACGTTATTAATCCTGTAGCAGAAAAAGTAGCTTATGAGATCCATAATAATGTGGGAGTTATTGCAACCAAAGCTACCGTGAATTCGGGATTGTATAAAAAGAGTATCAGGAAGCACAATAAATGGATTAAGGTAGATGAATTAGCTACTCCTTTACTAGTTCCGGCCATTGAAGAAGGTTTTAAGAACCATCCGATTACCCATGCTATTATTTACAATTATTTGAGCAATAACAAATTAAAGAATATTGAAACCTTAATTCTGGGCTGTACGCATTATCCGCTTTTAATTGATGAGATCAAGCAGTATTACGGGAATAGGGTTCGTGTTATTGATTCCCCTAATATCGTAGCAAATCATCTGAAGATTATCCTTGATAAATACAATCTTCTGAATGATAATAATGCCAAACCAAACTATCACTTTTACCTTTCGGATATCACCAAGAACTTTGAAAAGATCTCCAAGAAATTCTTTGGGAAAACGATTGATTTAGAATTGAAAGTATTATAAATAAAAAGTCTGCCTCATCTGGAAGCAGACTTTTTTCTTTTTGTCATTGCGAGCGTAGCGAAACAATCTCAATTGCACTATGTTGGAAAATACTAAGGTGCAAATAATGTAATAGCCAGTATTTTTAAGGCGTTAGGATCTAATCTTCGATAAAACTTATTCTGAATATTTTTCTCGCAGATTTCACGAATTACGCAGATTTTTTTTCCATTATGATCTGCTCTTTCTGCATAATCTAGGAGAGAATTAACTGTATTTCTTGTGAAGAATATTTATGAAATCTGCGTTAAAATTATGCTTCCAGGATTATTTTTTCAGCATTCAATCTTTTCTTTGGGTTGAACTTAGGCTGATTGGCATCTGTTTCATCTCTTTCCCCGATTGCTACGGCAAAAAGTGTTTCATATTTTTCATTATTCAGAATAGCATCGTAACCTTCCGGCTCAATTCCTTCCATTGGAGTTGAATCTATTCCCATGGTGGCACAGGCGGATAAAAATACCCCTAAGGACAAATATACCTGATGCCCCAACCAGGCTTTTATAGCCTCTTCTCCCTTAGGTTTTACCATAGTACGGTAATAATTAACAGCACCTTCCGGAAGATTTTCTTCAATTTGTTT
Coding sequences:
- a CDS encoding PASTA domain-containing protein — its product is MLKSLFNWKVLVNLVVAIGVFVGLVWLTFRWLEYHTNHGQEIPVPNVVNKSVHDAVKILDDTGLEYEVDSANYDPKYRPFQVLQIYPAPGSRVKDGRTVRLKVNPRTWAQIAVPDVINKYSGLAFQRLDQVGLKIGDTIYEPSIQKDALLRILYKGNAVNPGARLPRFSVIDVVVGSGPMRNISIPNVVGLSVKEARAVITKSMFEVGLVEHEDGGKDESDIIYYQDPASGDVRDQGMQIDLWASKKTPAELRAKVEQLNSIYRMKVDTSLPPVRYEEVHNEPSYEAPVPAPRRETPKAEAPKTETPKPQATTPKPANIGAEKPKASTGASTTGNAAKPAASATTQQPAQKPKAKKVVVE
- a CDS encoding RluA family pseudouridine synthase, producing the protein MSEDNEDFLDEELLESNSIDNIDIDEENKGLYEHLNIIVDPKQDPLRIDKFLLIHRQNSSRNKISQTCRAGNVIVNGAPVKQNYRVKPGDQISVLLTRPPRENVIVPQDIPVNIVYEDDDLVVVDKEPGMVVHPGHGNWDGTLVNALAYHFEKNGEKSDLDRVGLVHRIDKDTSGLLVIAKNEYALSFLAKQFFNRTTKRLYWAFVWGNPQEDEGTIRGHIGRHPKNRMQMSVYEDGSQGKHAVTHYKVLERFKYMTWVECKLETGRTHQIRAHFKHIGHTLFNDERYEGHTPLRGVNLPKYKQFIKNVFEILPRHALHAHTLGFIHPTTKKELYFESPMPKDMADAVKKWRNYLEN
- a CDS encoding PorP/SprF family type IX secretion system membrane protein, with the protein product MRKLYAIVCLALLSNAYKAQESLPYYQQYLLDGDFLFNPAQYGKTDYVQLNAIYQKQFSKFSESPNVQSVGINANIFDRVGAGLTVFRDSNGAESAGGVTAGASYFIPLSSEGDRKDQFSFGTSVSLYNRNFDYTKINVEEQGDPLVKGDQQNIFMAYANFGLAATYRNLFGGVSVNDIALGNDKPIVNGWEPSPIKFFLNLGYNWHIADNITLTPAAMINLNTNSTRVMDYNLMGTFSNEVNAFSVGVSYRAAQNRFDSQQLEIAPIVKVRFNKFMIGATYNLGLSDIQQYGGNSFMIGLGYNFDNFINVRGYRY
- the hemW gene encoding radical SAM family heme chaperone HemW codes for the protein MIYIHIPFCKQKCSYCNFHFSTSLNFKEEMLRAMKTEIQLRKDELQKRSLKSLYFGGGTPSILSVDEINSLIDEVLHHFSFEKDIEITLEANPDDLDKNFLKQLAGTPVNRLSIGTQSFFEEDLKLMNRAHTASEAEGSIKRAQDFGFENLSIDLIYGSPTSNLEIWKENLHKTIALEIPHISSYALTVEPKTALDNWISKGKVKSPKEEEQNREFYYLSDFLKDHGFEHYEISNFAKPGFYSRHNSSYWKYQEYLGIGPSAHSYNGFDVRSWNVANNQQYIKKLSTKLLAKEEEILSKGDQFNEMIMIGLRTIWGVDLESLKEKFDDRFLEHFQQEIKQKMEEGILIIEKDHLKIPEKHWFMADGIASDLFMV
- a CDS encoding DUF4139 domain-containing protein codes for the protein MKKNLFLFFLFFLFFSGFYFSQKPIFVKAKVVAVNVYRTSAELQNTVNVTLPAGTSEVVVSNISDEIIEKSVQINTNNKNISILSAQYRDSYNSSYFESNNPNGKKIKDSIAILENLTTKIDIERKTNDKTLELLDKNQALLVGSNTSSVAQLMQLTDYYKSKRNEISIAQLDINKKYTEATLKLERLKSRLKANTDAEESLSDGVLVLKVANSSPGNTKMDIGYLAENVFWEPFYEVKGMKLTEPLDVTFKAKVRQDTGLDWKGVKLSLINARSSRSNAAPLMNPWFLNSYKNEEKVNRGYSKSDSMMKDIQIEEVVMVGYGFKINENQLNTSFDVDIPYDISSNNEDHFINLKQIKIPADYKYYTVPKYDKTAFLIAEIKDFSKYDLISGSANVIFENMYVGETRINPNLTDDKMSITLGDDKKISIKKEIVNDKASEKLFSSYQEKTFTYDLLIRNNKKETINIDIKDQIPLSKDESVKIELLQSDNADFDKEKGFLTWTAKISPSETKKIRVSYKVRFPKDFSISNLN
- the murI gene encoding glutamate racemase is translated as MKTKKQDYSHLSPSQPIGIFDSGVGGLTVAKEIKRLLPNEDLIYFGDTKHLPYGEKSKEAIIEYSTKITNFLLEQNCKAIVIACNTATANALNEVMQSVAGKVPVIDVINPVAEKVAYEIHNNVGVIATKATVNSGLYKKSIRKHNKWIKVDELATPLLVPAIEEGFKNHPITHAIIYNYLSNNKLKNIETLILGCTHYPLLIDEIKQYYGNRVRVIDSPNIVANHLKIILDKYNLLNDNNAKPNYHFYLSDITKNFEKISKKFFGKTIDLELKVL
- a CDS encoding nitroreductase family protein; the protein is MNFLEKMKSRYTVKKYNPKGKIDEQQVEELKEILNLSPSSINSQPWNFVFVNDTELKKQLGDKSYFNKEKVLESSYIIVFQVIKDLNNFEKQIEENLPEGAVNYYRTMVKPKGEEAIKAWLGHQVYLSLGVFLSACATMGIDSTPMEGIEPEGYDAILNNEKYETLFAVAIGERDETDANQPKFNPKKRLNAEKIILEA